In Canis lupus dingo isolate Sandy chromosome 1, ASM325472v2, whole genome shotgun sequence, a single genomic region encodes these proteins:
- the CD37 gene encoding leukocyte antigen CD37 isoform X3 has product MSAQDSCLSLIKYLLFVFNLFFFVLGSLIFCFGIWILIDKTSFVSFVGLSFIPLQIWSKALAISGILTMGLALLGCVGALKELRCLLGLYFGVLLLLFATQITLGILISTQRMRLERRVKDIVMETIQNYHSRPEESAAEESWDYVQFQLRCCGWNSPRDWFGIPSLSSNASDVHRVPCSCYNSSATNDSAIFEKLSFPQFSRLGPQARPRHSTDLCGVPANSNIYSEGCAQNLQKWLHNNLISIVGICLGVGLLELSFMTLSIFLCRNMDQVYDRLARYR; this is encoded by the exons ATGTCGGCCCAGGACAGCTGCCTCAGCCTCATCAAGTACCTCCTCTTCGTTTTCAACCTCTTCTTCTTC GTCCTAGGCAGCCTTATTTTCTGCTTTGGCATCTGGATACTCATTGACAAGACCAGCTTCGTGTCCTTTGTAG GTTTGTCCTTCATACCCCTGCAGATCTGGTCCAAGGCCCTGGCGATCTCAGGAATTCTCACTATGGGCCTTGCCCTCCTGGGCTGTGTGGGGGCTCTGAAGGAGCTCCGCTGCCTCCTGGGGCTG TATTTTGGGGTACTGCTGCTCCTGTTTGCCACACAGATCACCCTTGGAATACTCATCTCCACTCAGCGGATGCGG CTGGAGCGGAGGGTGAAGGACATCGTGATGGAGACGATCCAAAACTACCACTCGCGACCGGAGGAGTCGGCCGCGGAGGAGAGCTGGGACTACGTGCAGTTTCAG CTGCGCTGCTGCGGCTGGAACTCTCCCCGGGACTGGTTCGGTATCCCCAGCCTCAGCAGCAACGCGTCGGACGTGCATCGCGTGCCCTGCTCCTGCTATAATTCATCGGCGACCAACGACTCCGCAATCTTCGAGAAGCTCTCCTTCCCCCAGTTCAGCCGGCTCGGACCACAGGCGCGGCCCCGCCACAGCACAGACCTTTGCGGGGTTCCCGCAAACAGCAATATCTACAGCGAG ggcTGCGCGCAAAACCTCCAGAAGTGGTTGCACAACAACCTCATCTCCATAGTGGGCATTTGTCTGGGCGTCGGTCTACTTGAG CTCAGCTTCATGACGCTCTCGATATTCCTGTGCAGAAACATGGACCAAGTCTACGACCGGCTTGCTCGGTACCGCTAG
- the CD37 gene encoding leukocyte antigen CD37 isoform X1: MEIWEGLPSMSLVPTNSKAPQAKMSAQDSCLSLIKYLLFVFNLFFFVLGSLIFCFGIWILIDKTSFVSFVGLSFIPLQIWSKALAISGILTMGLALLGCVGALKELRCLLGLYFGVLLLLFATQITLGILISTQRMRLERRVKDIVMETIQNYHSRPEESAAEESWDYVQFQLRCCGWNSPRDWFGIPSLSSNASDVHRVPCSCYNSSATNDSAIFEKLSFPQFSRLGPQARPRHSTDLCGVPANSNIYSEGCAQNLQKWLHNNLISIVGICLGVGLLELSFMTLSIFLCRNMDQVYDRLARYR; encoded by the exons ATGGAGATCTGGGAGGGACTACCCAGCATGTCCTTGGTGCCCACAAATTCCAAGGCCCCACAG GCGAAGATGTCGGCCCAGGACAGCTGCCTCAGCCTCATCAAGTACCTCCTCTTCGTTTTCAACCTCTTCTTCTTC GTCCTAGGCAGCCTTATTTTCTGCTTTGGCATCTGGATACTCATTGACAAGACCAGCTTCGTGTCCTTTGTAG GTTTGTCCTTCATACCCCTGCAGATCTGGTCCAAGGCCCTGGCGATCTCAGGAATTCTCACTATGGGCCTTGCCCTCCTGGGCTGTGTGGGGGCTCTGAAGGAGCTCCGCTGCCTCCTGGGGCTG TATTTTGGGGTACTGCTGCTCCTGTTTGCCACACAGATCACCCTTGGAATACTCATCTCCACTCAGCGGATGCGG CTGGAGCGGAGGGTGAAGGACATCGTGATGGAGACGATCCAAAACTACCACTCGCGACCGGAGGAGTCGGCCGCGGAGGAGAGCTGGGACTACGTGCAGTTTCAG CTGCGCTGCTGCGGCTGGAACTCTCCCCGGGACTGGTTCGGTATCCCCAGCCTCAGCAGCAACGCGTCGGACGTGCATCGCGTGCCCTGCTCCTGCTATAATTCATCGGCGACCAACGACTCCGCAATCTTCGAGAAGCTCTCCTTCCCCCAGTTCAGCCGGCTCGGACCACAGGCGCGGCCCCGCCACAGCACAGACCTTTGCGGGGTTCCCGCAAACAGCAATATCTACAGCGAG ggcTGCGCGCAAAACCTCCAGAAGTGGTTGCACAACAACCTCATCTCCATAGTGGGCATTTGTCTGGGCGTCGGTCTACTTGAG CTCAGCTTCATGACGCTCTCGATATTCCTGTGCAGAAACATGGACCAAGTCTACGACCGGCTTGCTCGGTACCGCTAG
- the CD37 gene encoding leukocyte antigen CD37 isoform X4, whose protein sequence is MGLALLGCVGALKELRCLLGLYFGVLLLLFATQITLGILISTQRMRLERRVKDIVMETIQNYHSRPEESAAEESWDYVQFQLRCCGWNSPRDWFGIPSLSSNASDVHRVPCSCYNSSATNDSAIFEKLSFPQFSRLGPQARPRHSTDLCGVPANSNIYSEGCAQNLQKWLHNNLISIVGICLGVGLLELSFMTLSIFLCRNMDQVYDRLARYR, encoded by the exons ATGGGCCTTGCCCTCCTGGGCTGTGTGGGGGCTCTGAAGGAGCTCCGCTGCCTCCTGGGGCTG TATTTTGGGGTACTGCTGCTCCTGTTTGCCACACAGATCACCCTTGGAATACTCATCTCCACTCAGCGGATGCGG CTGGAGCGGAGGGTGAAGGACATCGTGATGGAGACGATCCAAAACTACCACTCGCGACCGGAGGAGTCGGCCGCGGAGGAGAGCTGGGACTACGTGCAGTTTCAG CTGCGCTGCTGCGGCTGGAACTCTCCCCGGGACTGGTTCGGTATCCCCAGCCTCAGCAGCAACGCGTCGGACGTGCATCGCGTGCCCTGCTCCTGCTATAATTCATCGGCGACCAACGACTCCGCAATCTTCGAGAAGCTCTCCTTCCCCCAGTTCAGCCGGCTCGGACCACAGGCGCGGCCCCGCCACAGCACAGACCTTTGCGGGGTTCCCGCAAACAGCAATATCTACAGCGAG ggcTGCGCGCAAAACCTCCAGAAGTGGTTGCACAACAACCTCATCTCCATAGTGGGCATTTGTCTGGGCGTCGGTCTACTTGAG CTCAGCTTCATGACGCTCTCGATATTCCTGTGCAGAAACATGGACCAAGTCTACGACCGGCTTGCTCGGTACCGCTAG
- the CD37 gene encoding leukocyte antigen CD37 isoform X2: MTRCGAKMSAQDSCLSLIKYLLFVFNLFFFVLGSLIFCFGIWILIDKTSFVSFVGLSFIPLQIWSKALAISGILTMGLALLGCVGALKELRCLLGLYFGVLLLLFATQITLGILISTQRMRLERRVKDIVMETIQNYHSRPEESAAEESWDYVQFQLRCCGWNSPRDWFGIPSLSSNASDVHRVPCSCYNSSATNDSAIFEKLSFPQFSRLGPQARPRHSTDLCGVPANSNIYSEGCAQNLQKWLHNNLISIVGICLGVGLLELSFMTLSIFLCRNMDQVYDRLARYR, translated from the exons ATGACGAGGTGCGGG GCGAAGATGTCGGCCCAGGACAGCTGCCTCAGCCTCATCAAGTACCTCCTCTTCGTTTTCAACCTCTTCTTCTTC GTCCTAGGCAGCCTTATTTTCTGCTTTGGCATCTGGATACTCATTGACAAGACCAGCTTCGTGTCCTTTGTAG GTTTGTCCTTCATACCCCTGCAGATCTGGTCCAAGGCCCTGGCGATCTCAGGAATTCTCACTATGGGCCTTGCCCTCCTGGGCTGTGTGGGGGCTCTGAAGGAGCTCCGCTGCCTCCTGGGGCTG TATTTTGGGGTACTGCTGCTCCTGTTTGCCACACAGATCACCCTTGGAATACTCATCTCCACTCAGCGGATGCGG CTGGAGCGGAGGGTGAAGGACATCGTGATGGAGACGATCCAAAACTACCACTCGCGACCGGAGGAGTCGGCCGCGGAGGAGAGCTGGGACTACGTGCAGTTTCAG CTGCGCTGCTGCGGCTGGAACTCTCCCCGGGACTGGTTCGGTATCCCCAGCCTCAGCAGCAACGCGTCGGACGTGCATCGCGTGCCCTGCTCCTGCTATAATTCATCGGCGACCAACGACTCCGCAATCTTCGAGAAGCTCTCCTTCCCCCAGTTCAGCCGGCTCGGACCACAGGCGCGGCCCCGCCACAGCACAGACCTTTGCGGGGTTCCCGCAAACAGCAATATCTACAGCGAG ggcTGCGCGCAAAACCTCCAGAAGTGGTTGCACAACAACCTCATCTCCATAGTGGGCATTTGTCTGGGCGTCGGTCTACTTGAG CTCAGCTTCATGACGCTCTCGATATTCCTGTGCAGAAACATGGACCAAGTCTACGACCGGCTTGCTCGGTACCGCTAG